In Hyphomicrobium denitrificans ATCC 51888, the DNA window GCTTATCGTAGGTGATCGTCGTGCCGACAAGCGACGTCCAGTAACCGGAGTCGCGGCAACCCGGAGTGGTATTGTCTAATAGATTGGTGGCTCCGCACGCTTCCTTAATCGCGATAGAAGCATTGTTCGAAACGTCGAAGATCTCGTCGCGCGACAGGCCGTAGCTCGTCTGCATCCACAGGTTCTCGGCAATCGGGAAGCCAAGGCGAACCTGACCGCCAGCCTTGCGCTGATCAAAGCCCGACGAGTCCTGGTAGTTGAGCTGTTTATAGAAGAGGTCGAATCCAGCCGACAGGTTGCGGTCGAGGAAGCGCGGCTCGGTGAACGACAGGTCGACCTGCATACGCTCGAAGGAGCCTGCGAGACCGAGGCGCAGATACTGGCCGTTGCCGAACAGGTTGCGTTCCGTGATCGACACGTCGCCGATGACGCCTTCATTGGTCGAGTAACCGGCACCGAACGAGAGTTCGCCCGTCGACTGTTCCTGCACCATGACGTCGAGAACGACGCGGTCAGGCGCGGAGCCCGGACGGCGCTTGATGTCGACGTCCTTGAAGATGCCGAGAGCCTTCAGGCGCTTCTTGGCGCGATCGACCATCAGCGAGTTGAAGGCATCGCCTTCCGCCAAGCGGAATTCGCGACGGATCACGAAATCCTTGGTGCGCGTGTTGCCGATGACGTTGATGCGCTCGATGTAAATGCGCGGACCTTCGTCGATGATGTACGAGATCGAGATCGTGTGATTGGCGACGTCCGGCGTGGCGCGCGGGCGGACGCGAGCGAACGCGTACCCAGCGTCGGCGACGGCGAGCGTCAGCTTTTCACTCGTCTTGTCGATTTCGGAGGCGTCATAGACTTCGCCCGAGTTCGTCAGCAACTGGCTGCGATAATCGTCCGGGCGCACATCGGGAAGCGAGCTCTCGATGTTGATGGCGCCGAAATTGTAGAGCGGGCCTTCATCGACCGCGAAGGTGATGAGGAAGCCGGTGCCGTCCGGATCGATTTCAGCGTTCGCTGCCGTCACGGAGGCGTCGGCGTAGCCGTTCTTCAGGTAATACTGGCGGATCAGTTCCCGGTCGAGGTTCATACGATCGGGATCGTAGATCGACGTGCCCTTGAGGAAGTCGAACCAGCCGACCTGCGTCGTCGAGATGACGTCGCGCAGCTGGCTGTCGCTGAATGCGTGGTTGCCGACGAAGTTGATGCCTTTGACCTTCGTCGCGCCGCCTTCCGTGATCTCGAACACGAGGTTCACGCGGCTTTCTTCGAGTTGAATGAGCTTCGGCTCGACGCTCGCTGCAAAGAGACCCTGGCGGCGGTAGACGTCGAGGATGCGCTGCACGTCGGCCTGAGCCTTGGCGCGCGTGAAAACGGAACGGGCCTTGAGCTGCACTTCGCCGGACAGCGTCGCGGTATCGACCTCGCTGTTCCCTTCGAAGGCGACCTGATTGATGATCGGGTTTTCCTTGACCGAGACAACGATCGTCGAACCCTTGGGCTGAATCGAAACGTCGGCGAACAAGCCGGTCGCGAACAGCGCCTTGATCGAGGCATCGACCTTGGCGGCGCTATAGCCGTCACCAACATTGAATTGCAGGTACGAGCGCACGGTTTCGGGCTCGACACGCCGGCTACCGACGACCTCGATATTGCGAATGACGCCCTGAGCAAACGCTGCACCCGACCCCCAGGTGGCGTCTCCCATCGCGATCACTGGCGAGATAAATGCAAGCGCCAAAAAGAGGCGCAAGCCCGCCATAATGACCTGAATTCTCTGCATACGCGGATTAGCCCCCGTGTGCCGCCGACCCCCGGTTCACATGCGCGCTGTCGGCGGCAGCGTCACACTCATGCGTCGTCAAGTGCGTTTTCTTCTTGTTTTTCGACGTGTTGTTATCGACTCGGCACTCAATCGTTTTCCCGCAACAACGCTCGACCTTCTTTTCGGACCCCCCGATTCGAAGTCGTAACCTGCTGCGGACGATAACGCTTTTAACGATTCAGAAGGGACCCGCAAAGTTGTAAGTTTACGCCACTCCCCCATGATTCCGCTTGGCTTCAGCCCGTCCCGGTGATGCGCCGCCAAACGTTCATAATGTCGTTGAAATTGACGAAAACGACCAACATCATCAGCACCGCCAGGCCGACCTGGAATCCCATCTGCTGCATGCGTTCGCTCGCCGGTTTCCGACGCACGGCTTCGTAGCCGTAGAACAAAAGATGGCCGCCATCGAGGACCGGAATCGGCAGCAGGTTCAGGAAGCCGATGTTCGCTGAAATGAACGCGATCCAGCGGAGCATGGGCTCCCATCCGAGTTCCGCAACCTTTGCCGTCACTTCCGCCATCATGATGGGGCCGCCCATCTGCTCGGCCGACTGCCGGCGCGTGACGATG includes these proteins:
- the bamA gene encoding outer membrane protein assembly factor BamA, encoding MQRIQVIMAGLRLFLALAFISPVIAMGDATWGSGAAFAQGVIRNIEVVGSRRVEPETVRSYLQFNVGDGYSAAKVDASIKALFATGLFADVSIQPKGSTIVVSVKENPIINQVAFEGNSEVDTATLSGEVQLKARSVFTRAKAQADVQRILDVYRRQGLFAASVEPKLIQLEESRVNLVFEITEGGATKVKGINFVGNHAFSDSQLRDVISTTQVGWFDFLKGTSIYDPDRMNLDRELIRQYYLKNGYADASVTAANAEIDPDGTGFLITFAVDEGPLYNFGAINIESSLPDVRPDDYRSQLLTNSGEVYDASEIDKTSEKLTLAVADAGYAFARVRPRATPDVANHTISISYIIDEGPRIYIERINVIGNTRTKDFVIRREFRLAEGDAFNSLMVDRAKKRLKALGIFKDVDIKRRPGSAPDRVVLDVMVQEQSTGELSFGAGYSTNEGVIGDVSITERNLFGNGQYLRLGLAGSFERMQVDLSFTEPRFLDRNLSAGFDLFYKQLNYQDSSGFDQRKAGGQVRLGFPIAENLWMQTSYGLSRDEIFDVSNNASIAIKEACGATNLLDNTTPGCRDSGYWTSLVGTTITYDKRNNAQNPTSGYFLQAGTDFAGLGGDAQYWRVNAEARAYYPITEKITFVGRAIGGTIQGWGGEDVRLLDSFFKGGETVRGFDRAGYGPRDLSSANHDALGGQTYWATTAEIRFPLPFVPDDLGLSGAVFADAGSLFGATGGVESALNAPGCVENGKPCQLADSSSIRSSVGASLMWNSPVGPIRMDFAKVLTKEKYDETQFFRFGASSRF